ACAGGGGCGCCCGTCGCCGGACGCCCCTGGCTGGTGATCGCAGGGGTTTAGAAGCGCACGCCCACGCCCGCCGCGACGTGGCGACGCTGCAGGTTCACGCCGAAGAACTTGCCGTAATCGGCATAGTTGAATTCGAGGAGGCCGTAGACGTTCTTGCCGAAAGTGTAATCAACGCCGATCGCGCCCTGTACGCCGTCCTTGGTGGTCGATCCGGTGCCGAACGCGGTGTTCGCGCTGAAGCTGATCCGGGCATAGCCGGCCTTGGCATAGATCAGCGCCTTGTCGCTGACCGCGACACCGAGACGACCACCAACGCCGAGATTGCCATTTTCCTTCAGGCAATCGGGGCCGTCGCACAATTTGACGCTGGAGAATTCATAGACCGCATACGGCCCGACCACGACCGACTTGCCCGCCTTCAGATCGAAGCCGATTTCACCGCCGCCGGAAACCGCGCTGCCGATCTTGTAGACATTGCCGCTGTCGCTGATCGTCGGCGTTTCATAGCCGATACGCGCTTCGGCGCGGACGCCGTCGAACTGGCTGGCGCGGGTGTTGCTGTCCTGCGCGGCAGCAATGCCCGGAAAGCAGGCCGCAGCAGCGGCGAGCAGATACCAAGATTTCATCAAATGTCCCCCGGATTATGGTTGTTTTATAACAGGTAAGATCGCAAACGCGCAAAATTACCGGGGGCGGCGCTAACGGCCGGTGCGAACGCCGTCCAGTCCGTATCGCAGCCGAAACGGTTTATTTTCAAAATGTTGCTGCGGTGTTGCAGCGATATCACACAGTAAGGGAGGGAAGCGCCCAATCGATCGCCCCGCGACCATGCTGCGCCAGGAACGTATTGGCCTGCGAAAACGGTCGGCTGCCGAAAAAGCCGGTGCGCGCCGACAGTGGAGAGGGATGCGCCGACCGTATGATCAGGTGCCGTCCGGCGGGGGCCGCGGCCGCGATCAACCCCGCTTTCTGCTGCGCATGGGCGCCCCATAGCAGGAACACCGTCGGCGCGGACCGCTCGGCCACCAGGGTGATCACGGCATCGGTGAAGCGCTCCCACCCCTGCCCGCGGTGCGACGCAGGCACGCCCTCACGGACGCTCAGCACCGTGTTGAGCAGCAGCACGCCTTGCCGCGCCCACGCCTCAAGGAACCCGTGCGCCGCGCGCGGGATACCCAGATCGGCCTGCAACTCCTTGTAGACGTTGGTCAGGCTCGGCGGGATGCGGATGCCGGGCCGGACCGAGAAGCTCAGCCCATGCGCCTGGCCCGCGCCATGATAGGGGTCCTGCCCGAGAATGACGACGCGCACTGCATCAAGCGCGGTCAGCTCAAGCGCGCGGAAGCGGTCGGCCGTGGGCGGATAGACCGCGACCCCCGCCGCCGCCTCACCCGCCAGGAACGCGTCGAGGTCACGCCTGTACGGCGCGTCGAACTCGGGCTGCAACGCGGCGCGCCAGCTCGGATGTAGCGCCGCCGCTGCCTCCACGCCGCTGAGCCCTCAGCGCTTCCGGACGAATTCGGCGCGGAGCACGAGGCCCTTGATCCCGTCGTACCGACAGTCGATTTCCTGTGCATCACCGGTCAGCCGGATCGACTTGATCAGCGTGCCGCGCTTGAGCGTCTGCCCCGCGCCTTTGACGGTCAGATCCTTGATCAACGTCACCTGGTCGCCATCGGCCAGCACATTGCCGACCGAATCGCGCACGATCACCGCATCGCTGTCGACCGCGGCGGCGGGCGCGGCCTGGATCCATTCGCCGCTCGCTTCGTCATAAACGAAGGTGTCTGCGTCCCCGTTTCCGTCCACGCCGATCAACCCTTGATGTTGACCATGGCGACCGGCTGGCCCTTGGCGGTCGGGTTCGATGCGTTTGCCTTGGGCGCCTTTTCGGCCTTGGGCTTGCGCACTTCCTTGTT
Above is a genomic segment from Sphingomonas sp. HMP6 containing:
- a CDS encoding outer membrane protein, whose translation is MKSWYLLAAAAACFPGIAAAQDSNTRASQFDGVRAEARIGYETPTISDSGNVYKIGSAVSGGGEIGFDLKAGKSVVVGPYAVYEFSSVKLCDGPDCLKENGNLGVGGRLGVAVSDKALIYAKAGYARISFSANTAFGTGSTTKDGVQGAIGVDYTFGKNVYGLLEFNYADYGKFFGVNLQRRHVAAGVGVRF
- a CDS encoding zinc ribbon domain-containing protein YjdM, which codes for MDGNGDADTFVYDEASGEWIQAAPAAAVDSDAVIVRDSVGNVLADGDQVTLIKDLTVKGAGQTLKRGTLIKSIRLTGDAQEIDCRYDGIKGLVLRAEFVRKR
- the ung gene encoding uracil-DNA glycosylase — its product is MEAAAALHPSWRAALQPEFDAPYRRDLDAFLAGEAAAGVAVYPPTADRFRALELTALDAVRVVILGQDPYHGAGQAHGLSFSVRPGIRIPPSLTNVYKELQADLGIPRAAHGFLEAWARQGVLLLNTVLSVREGVPASHRGQGWERFTDAVITLVAERSAPTVFLLWGAHAQQKAGLIAAAAPAGRHLIIRSAHPSPLSARTGFFGSRPFSQANTFLAQHGRGAIDWALPSLTV